One Cuculus canorus isolate bCucCan1 chromosome 1, bCucCan1.pri, whole genome shotgun sequence DNA segment encodes these proteins:
- the SLC38A2 gene encoding sodium-coupled neutral amino acid symporter 2 isoform X2 codes for MILLLFVSIVSLYSVHLLLKTANEGGSLLYEQLGMKAFGMAGKLAASGSITMQNIGAMSSYLFIVKYELPLVIKTFMNVEETTGEWYLNGDYLVLLVSVVLILPLSLLKNLGYLGYTSGFSLLCMVFFLIVVIWKMFQIPCPMDSDIMNVTANVTLLAPLVHENITSDDICKPKYFIFNSQTVYAVPILTFSFVCHPAILPIYEELKSRSRKRMMSVSYVSFFAMFLMYLLAALFGYLTFYGNVEPELLHTYSAYLGDDILLLIVRLAVLMAVTLTVPVVIFPIRSSITQLLWAGKEFRWWRHCSITVALLAFTNVLVIFVPTIRDIFGFIGASAAAMLIFILPSAFYIKLVKKEPMKSVQKIGAAFFFLSGILVMTGCMTLIILDWTHNVPSDGH; via the exons AT GATACTCCTGCTGTTTGTGTCAATAGTTTCTTTGTATTCAGTGCATCTCCTTTTGAAGACTGCCAATGAAGGAG gATCTTTATTGTATGAACAGTTGGGAATGAAAGCATTTGGTATGGCTGGAAAACTTGCTGCTTCTGGATCAATTACAATGCAGAATATTGGAG CTATGTCAAGCTACCTCTTCATAGTGAAATATGAGTTACCATTGGTCATCAAGACATTTATGAACGTCGAAGAGACCACAGG AGAATGGTATCTCAATGGTGACTATTTAGTGCTGCTGGTGTCTGTCGTCCTCATTCTTCCCCTGTCCTTACTGAAAAATTTAG GTTATTTGGGCTACACCAGCGGCTTTTCCTTACTTTGCATGGTCTTTTTTCTGATTGTT GTAATTTGGAAGATGTTTCAGATTCCTTGTCCTATGGACAGTGACATCATGAACGTGACAGCAAATGTGACACTGCTGGCACCTTTGGTACATGAAAACATAACAAGCGATGATATTTGCAAGCCAAAGTATTTCATCTTCAATTCACAG actgtCTACGCTGTCCCAATcctaacattttcttttgtctgccaTCCTGCGATTCTTCCTATCtatgaagaactgaaaag cCGAAGCCGTAAAAGAATGATGAGTGTGTCTTATGTATCTTTTTTTGCCATGTTCCTCATGTATTTATTGGCTGCTCTCTTTGGATACCTGACATTTTATG GAAATGTCGAGCCAGAACTGCTTCATACTTACTCTGCTTATCTGGGTGATGATATTCTTCTTCTTATTGTGCGTCTCGCTGTACTTATGGCTGTGACCCTTACTGTACCTGTAGTTATTTTCCCA ATCCGCAGTTCCATTACCCAGCTTTTGTGGGCAGGGAAGGAGTTTAGATGGTGGCGTCACTGTTCCATTACAGTTGCTCTTCTGGCGTTTACCAATGTGCTTGTTATCTTTGTCCCTACTATCCGAGACATCTTCGGATTCATTG GTGCATCTGCAGCTGCCATGCTGATTTTTATACTTCCTTCTGCCTTCTATATCAAATTAGTGAAGAAGGAACCAATGAAGTCAGTGCAAAAGATTGGG gctgcATTCTTCTTTCTAAGTGGTATACTTGTGATGACTGGGTGTATGACACTGATTATTCTAGACTGGACCCACAATGTTCCATCTGATGGCCATTAA